Proteins encoded together in one Amphritea japonica ATCC BAA-1530 window:
- the luxS gene encoding S-ribosylhomocysteine lyase — protein sequence MPLLDSFTVDHTRMNAPAVRVAKTMTTPGGDTITVFDLRFCLPNEEILTEKGIHTLEHLFAGFMRDHLNGNGVEIIDISPMGCRTGFYMSLIGTPVEQQVADAWLAAMDDVQQVEKQSEIPELNEYQCGTYDMHSLEEAKLIAKNIRERGIGINSNNELKLDPEFLKDHS from the coding sequence ATGCCTCTGTTAGATAGTTTTACTGTTGATCACACCCGTATGAATGCTCCGGCAGTGCGTGTTGCTAAGACAATGACAACCCCTGGCGGCGATACTATTACCGTCTTTGATCTACGCTTTTGCTTGCCTAATGAAGAGATCCTGACAGAAAAAGGGATCCATACACTTGAACACCTCTTTGCAGGCTTTATGCGCGACCATCTGAATGGTAACGGTGTTGAGATTATCGACATCTCACCGATGGGATGCCGTACCGGCTTTTACATGAGCCTGATCGGTACCCCTGTAGAGCAACAAGTTGCAGATGCCTGGCTGGCAGCGATGGATGATGTTCAACAAGTAGAAAAGCAGAGCGAAATTCCAGAGCTTAACGAGTACCAGTGCGGTACCTACGATATGCACTCACTGGAAGAAGCTAAATTAATAGCCAAGAACATCCGCGAGCGGGGAATCGGTATTAACAGTAATAACGAGCTGAAGCTTGACCCTGAGTTTTTAAAAGACCACTCATAA
- a CDS encoding S1 RNA-binding domain-containing protein: protein MAMIGRFNTLEVVKEVKFGVYLNGEELGEILLPQRYVPDNTAIGDSLKVFIYRDSDDFLIATTETPKAQVGDFACLKVVDLNRIGAFFDWGLPKDLLVPFSEQKKTVEKDQEQIVYIYLDQETDRIAGTTKLNKFLDNYPHSYEKGQQVDLIIEDHTHIGYKAIINGQHWGVVYDSDVFKPIRYGQRMKGFIKLVRPDGKINLSLQQLGYGKTDDLTKRILRLLEEHDGYIAANDKTSPELIKKLFSCSKKAFKLSIGRLYKERTIAIEERGIRLLDKD, encoded by the coding sequence ATGGCAATGATCGGCCGGTTCAACACTCTGGAAGTGGTCAAAGAAGTTAAATTCGGCGTCTATCTTAACGGCGAAGAGCTGGGAGAGATTCTGCTACCACAGCGATATGTTCCTGATAACACGGCCATTGGCGATAGTCTCAAGGTATTTATCTACCGCGACTCAGATGATTTTCTGATCGCAACCACAGAAACACCCAAGGCACAGGTCGGCGATTTCGCCTGCCTCAAAGTCGTTGATCTGAATCGCATCGGTGCCTTCTTTGATTGGGGCCTTCCCAAAGATCTTCTCGTTCCTTTTAGTGAACAAAAAAAGACCGTTGAAAAAGATCAGGAGCAGATTGTTTATATCTATCTTGATCAGGAAACAGATCGAATTGCCGGCACGACAAAACTGAATAAATTCCTGGATAACTACCCGCACAGCTATGAAAAAGGTCAGCAGGTAGACCTTATTATCGAAGACCACACCCACATCGGCTACAAAGCGATCATTAATGGTCAGCATTGGGGAGTTGTGTACGATAGCGACGTATTCAAGCCGATTCGTTATGGCCAGCGTATGAAGGGTTTCATAAAGCTGGTTCGTCCCGATGGCAAGATTAATCTAAGCCTGCAACAACTGGGGTATGGTAAAACCGACGATCTGACCAAACGGATTCTTCGCTTATTAGAAGAGCATGACGGCTATATCGCAGCGAACGATAAAACCTCCCCTGAGCTGATCAAAAAACTATTCAGTTGTAGCAAAAAAGCCTTCAAACTTTCAATCGGCAGGCTCTATAAAGAGCGTACTATCGCTATTGAAGAGCGCGGCATCCGGTTATTAGACAAGGACTAG
- a CDS encoding DUF805 domain-containing protein has protein sequence MNWYLAVLKNYVGFSGRARRKEYWMFTLFNLIVAIVLGFVDNLIGTTGLLGGIYALAVLLPAIAVTIRRLHDTGRAGWWLLLILIPIIGALVLLVFMILEGKSGNNDYGNDPKTQAA, from the coding sequence ATGAACTGGTATCTTGCTGTACTAAAAAATTATGTTGGATTCTCCGGACGTGCCCGTCGTAAAGAATACTGGATGTTTACACTGTTTAATTTAATCGTAGCCATCGTGCTTGGTTTTGTTGATAACCTGATTGGCACTACTGGTTTACTGGGCGGTATTTATGCACTGGCGGTCTTACTACCTGCAATTGCAGTCACGATTCGCCGACTACACGACACCGGGCGAGCCGGTTGGTGGCTCCTGCTTATACTGATTCCTATCATTGGAGCTTTGGTATTGCTGGTATTTATGATTCTGGAAGGCAAATCCGGTAACAATGACTACGGAAACGATCCTAAAACTCAGGCCGCCTGA
- a CDS encoding succinylglutamate desuccinylase/aspartoacylase family protein, translated as MTRRLHPIHFLHNPSPDALPEDVGEFLRQLGGATLIVVEGRDNSRCRAIVTLLHGNEPSGAKAILRWLRSGERPAVKIICLIASVQTALHGTLFRYRQIPGQRDMNRCFNPPFNDPPGHVASHLIELLAHYQPEAVLDIHNTSGMSPAFGVVTYESTAHEALVSLFTRRVIVTEYRLGSLMELSCDQQPVVTIECGGARQPEADLIAEKGLQSYFFTDDVLQGEPGLVMDRYRRAVRFELQPDCRIAYADQPVLGVDLTISLDVEKFNFAVIPALTRLGWLGPRGVSAFQVLSANGENVLPQYFLSKSNGLYSAQQLKLFMVTTNPAIAQSDCLLYACAETEHEQCQSR; from the coding sequence ATGACACGCAGGTTACACCCGATTCATTTTCTCCATAATCCATCGCCAGATGCATTGCCGGAAGATGTCGGAGAGTTTCTGCGGCAATTAGGGGGAGCGACTCTGATTGTTGTGGAGGGACGGGATAATAGTCGTTGTCGTGCCATCGTTACGTTGCTGCATGGTAACGAGCCGTCTGGCGCCAAGGCTATATTGCGATGGCTACGCAGCGGAGAGCGTCCAGCGGTTAAGATAATCTGCCTGATCGCATCGGTGCAAACCGCGCTGCATGGGACGCTGTTTCGCTATCGGCAAATACCGGGGCAGCGGGATATGAACCGCTGCTTTAACCCCCCGTTCAATGATCCGCCGGGACATGTGGCCAGCCATTTGATAGAGCTTTTAGCGCACTATCAGCCGGAAGCGGTATTGGATATTCACAATACGTCAGGTATGAGTCCTGCTTTCGGTGTTGTTACCTATGAAAGTACGGCCCATGAAGCGCTGGTGAGTCTTTTTACCCGGCGGGTGATTGTGACAGAGTATCGTTTGGGATCATTGATGGAGCTTAGCTGCGATCAGCAGCCTGTCGTGACGATAGAGTGTGGGGGAGCCCGCCAGCCCGAAGCTGATCTGATAGCTGAGAAAGGCTTACAAAGCTATTTCTTTACTGATGATGTACTACAGGGTGAGCCAGGCCTGGTGATGGACCGTTATCGTCGTGCAGTACGCTTTGAATTACAGCCCGACTGCCGAATTGCCTATGCAGACCAACCTGTTTTGGGTGTTGATCTGACGATCTCCCTTGATGTGGAAAAGTTTAATTTTGCTGTGATACCTGCGCTTACCCGATTGGGATGGCTTGGCCCTAGAGGAGTCTCGGCTTTCCAGGTGTTGAGTGCGAATGGGGAGAATGTTTTGCCGCAGTATTTCCTGAGTAAATCGAACGGTTTATATTCCGCTCAGCAATTGAAGCTCTTTATGGTGACGACTAATCCGGCTATTGCGCAAAGTGACTGCCTGCTTTATGCCTGCGCAGAAACGGAACATGAACAATGCCAGAGCAGATAG
- the selD gene encoding selenide, water dikinase SelD has product MQQDLTPATQHLIFIGGGHAHAIALLMMAMKKPAGVRITLISNLVQTPYSGMLPGLIAGHYNFDQIHIDLGRFCRYAGIDFIEDSVTGIDPTNRTVQCLNHPDFSYDLLSIDTGSTPDLSAIPGATEFSTPVKPVRQLLSYWEALQNKVMQGDDSQEIHIGTVGGGASAVEVLLAMQYKLYKMLKKQQRSTDHLHFHIISGPQQVLPSHNPRVQKRYLKVLQDRNIKLHKGFRVSQVKQGRVISETGQTVELDEIIWATAAQGAGWPASAGLECSDNGCIRVNDYLQSLSHPDIFACGDIADMVNYPRPKAGVFAVRQGAPLAHNLQAALTGQAFIRHKPQKQFLSLVSTGDRFAVASKGPFSLAGDWVWRWKDSIDQRFMRRFSDLTELPDQTPGTQLKIENPDMRCGGCGAKVGHSILNRVLKQLPPPPNDIEIGLNRPDDAAVIDVPEGKLLVQSVDSFRQLVNDDFLFGQIAANHALGDIFAMGAQPHSAQALVSLPHASDEIIEQRLRHLLLGASKVLSACNIGLIGGHTSEGTELTLGFTINGLADRQQLLTKQGLQPGDKLILTKPLGTGTLFASDMRSQAQGHWISLALKQMLHSNYQASQILTAAGAHACTDVTGFGLVGHLHEMLNGSGLSVRLRLAKLPLLDGTLACLRAGIFSSLHPQNRKFEHSVLNIHEFDGEILTEVLFDPQTAGGLLAAVSAEQAEQVVGELQASGYSQACIIGSVRQEASDQVILA; this is encoded by the coding sequence ATGCAACAGGACCTGACCCCGGCAACCCAACACCTGATATTTATTGGTGGGGGACACGCACATGCCATCGCTTTATTGATGATGGCGATGAAGAAACCCGCAGGCGTCCGCATCACGCTGATATCCAACCTGGTTCAAACCCCCTATTCAGGCATGCTGCCCGGCCTGATAGCCGGACACTATAATTTCGATCAGATCCATATCGATCTGGGGCGTTTCTGTCGCTATGCCGGAATTGATTTTATTGAAGATTCCGTCACCGGAATCGACCCAACAAATCGCACTGTCCAATGCCTGAACCACCCTGACTTCAGTTATGACCTGCTCAGCATCGATACCGGTTCCACCCCCGACCTTTCCGCTATTCCCGGTGCGACTGAATTCTCAACCCCGGTAAAACCGGTCCGACAGCTCCTTAGTTACTGGGAAGCGCTACAGAATAAAGTGATGCAAGGCGATGATAGTCAGGAGATCCATATCGGTACTGTCGGAGGGGGAGCCAGTGCTGTCGAAGTCCTTCTCGCAATGCAGTACAAGCTGTATAAAATGTTAAAAAAACAGCAGCGCAGCACAGATCACCTACATTTTCATATTATCAGCGGGCCACAACAGGTTCTTCCGAGCCATAATCCACGAGTTCAAAAGCGTTACCTAAAAGTACTTCAGGATCGAAACATCAAGCTACACAAAGGTTTTCGGGTGTCTCAGGTAAAGCAGGGCCGGGTCATCAGCGAAACAGGACAGACGGTTGAACTGGATGAAATTATCTGGGCAACCGCAGCCCAGGGGGCTGGGTGGCCAGCCAGCGCAGGGCTGGAATGCTCAGATAATGGTTGTATTCGGGTCAATGACTACCTGCAATCACTGTCCCATCCCGATATTTTTGCCTGTGGCGATATCGCCGATATGGTGAACTATCCACGCCCCAAGGCCGGTGTCTTTGCGGTACGCCAGGGTGCACCGCTGGCCCACAATTTACAGGCAGCATTAACAGGTCAGGCCTTTATTCGTCACAAACCACAGAAACAGTTTCTCAGTCTGGTCAGTACCGGCGATCGCTTTGCGGTAGCTTCAAAAGGGCCTTTTAGCCTTGCAGGTGACTGGGTCTGGCGCTGGAAAGACAGTATTGACCAAAGATTTATGCGCCGTTTCAGTGATCTGACCGAGCTACCCGATCAGACTCCCGGTACCCAGCTTAAAATCGAAAATCCCGATATGCGCTGCGGCGGTTGCGGCGCAAAAGTTGGCCATAGCATCCTAAACCGGGTACTGAAACAACTTCCCCCACCTCCCAATGATATTGAGATTGGCCTGAACCGGCCGGATGACGCGGCCGTTATCGACGTACCTGAAGGTAAGCTCCTGGTTCAATCCGTCGATAGTTTTCGGCAACTGGTCAACGATGACTTTCTCTTTGGGCAGATCGCGGCGAACCATGCTCTGGGCGATATCTTCGCTATGGGCGCACAACCCCATAGCGCACAAGCCCTGGTCAGCCTGCCCCACGCCAGCGATGAAATTATTGAGCAACGTCTGCGCCACCTGCTGCTAGGTGCTTCCAAAGTACTCTCCGCGTGTAACATCGGCCTGATCGGTGGCCACACGTCTGAAGGGACAGAGCTTACATTAGGTTTTACTATCAACGGTCTGGCAGACCGACAACAGCTATTGACCAAACAGGGACTGCAACCGGGTGATAAGCTAATTCTCACTAAACCTCTGGGAACCGGCACCCTGTTTGCCAGCGATATGCGCAGTCAGGCACAGGGGCACTGGATCAGCCTGGCACTAAAGCAGATGTTGCATTCAAATTATCAGGCCAGCCAGATTCTGACGGCAGCAGGTGCCCATGCCTGCACCGATGTAACAGGGTTTGGCTTAGTCGGTCATCTGCACGAAATGCTGAATGGCTCAGGGCTAAGCGTGCGCTTAAGGTTGGCAAAACTTCCCCTGCTAGACGGTACGCTGGCTTGCTTACGAGCAGGAATTTTCAGTTCGCTACATCCACAAAACCGAAAATTTGAGCACTCTGTATTGAACATTCACGAATTCGATGGAGAGATCTTAACTGAAGTACTTTTCGACCCGCAGACCGCCGGCGGGCTCCTGGCGGCTGTCAGTGCAGAGCAGGCGGAGCAAGTGGTAGGGGAATTGCAGGCCTCAGGTTATTCACAGGCCTGCATCATTGGCAGCGTCAGACAAGAGGCGAGCGATCAGGTAATTCTCGCCTGA
- a CDS encoding PilZ domain-containing protein — MTADTETVVLKELPKIDQGSVIQVSDTRGELKYVSRFFGIDGQVIITRLPAVSQLKKAGMGSDELTYRDCFKGNRKLVMRLISNGRVFAFESQVVDLFLKGGKLLISSYPKEIQSRLLRKEPRYPCAIPAELVAGEMNVECVMINFSTGGCLLKVTDDETLQSMTSVKSENQDCVLKLQLPFDESASDIKVRLMSISAGEQQLGLAFTDGREVIQRYITALKLDSISDYF; from the coding sequence ATGACTGCAGATACCGAAACAGTGGTATTGAAGGAGTTACCAAAGATTGATCAGGGTAGCGTTATTCAGGTGAGTGATACCAGAGGCGAACTAAAATATGTATCTCGTTTTTTTGGTATTGATGGTCAGGTCATCATCACGCGCTTACCGGCCGTGTCGCAATTGAAGAAAGCAGGGATGGGGTCGGATGAATTAACCTATAGAGATTGCTTTAAAGGTAATCGCAAACTGGTGATGCGGTTGATCTCTAATGGCCGGGTGTTTGCTTTTGAAAGTCAGGTTGTTGACCTGTTTCTTAAGGGAGGGAAGCTATTAATATCTAGCTATCCGAAAGAAATTCAGTCACGTTTGTTACGTAAAGAACCTCGTTACCCCTGTGCTATTCCAGCTGAATTGGTAGCCGGAGAAATGAACGTTGAGTGTGTCATGATAAATTTCAGTACCGGAGGCTGTTTGTTAAAAGTCACTGACGATGAGACGCTTCAGTCAATGACCTCTGTTAAGAGTGAGAATCAGGATTGCGTACTAAAGCTTCAGCTGCCTTTTGATGAAAGTGCGTCAGACATCAAGGTCCGGCTCATGTCTATCTCTGCCGGAGAGCAGCAACTGGGTCTTGCGTTTACGGATGGCCGGGAAGTGATCCAGCGTTATATCACCGCGCTTAAACTGGATTCGATTAGCGACTACTTCTGA
- the msrB gene encoding peptide-methionine (R)-S-oxide reductase MsrB, whose product MKMKIAAALLLLTGVSVVTVIAGPVSNSDQVQRTDLQQQGLKVATFAGGCFWCTESGFEKLPGVKEAISGYAGGQKENPTYGEVSSGVTGHTEVVQVYYDPQVITYEGLLQSLWRQMDPTDGKGSFVDRGTQYRPAVFYHNEQQRGLAEQSMATLAASGRYSKPLATELTKLTVFYPAEDYHQDYYKRNPIRYKYYRFNSGRDQYLEKTWGDQLHPDFTTFGRGQKANPATHVSLSERFQAFKKPSDNELRQTLTDLQYQVTQQDSTERAYQNEFWNEKREGIYVDIVSGEPLFSSKDKFKSGTGWPSFSRPISSASISEHTDTKFFMTRTEVRSQHADSHLGHLFNDGPQPTGLRYCINSASLRFIPREEMANEGYAELLSQLNE is encoded by the coding sequence ATGAAAATGAAGATAGCTGCAGCGTTACTACTCCTTACAGGCGTAAGCGTTGTTACTGTTATTGCGGGGCCTGTCAGCAACTCTGATCAGGTTCAACGAACTGACCTGCAACAGCAAGGCCTGAAAGTAGCCACCTTTGCAGGCGGTTGCTTCTGGTGTACCGAATCTGGATTCGAAAAATTGCCCGGTGTTAAGGAGGCGATTTCAGGATATGCCGGTGGACAGAAAGAAAACCCTACCTATGGAGAGGTCTCTTCAGGCGTCACCGGGCATACTGAAGTGGTTCAGGTTTACTATGATCCTCAGGTTATTACCTATGAAGGCTTACTGCAATCACTCTGGAGACAGATGGACCCAACCGACGGCAAAGGTTCATTTGTAGATAGAGGGACACAGTACCGTCCGGCAGTGTTCTATCATAATGAGCAGCAGCGGGGGCTGGCAGAACAATCCATGGCCACACTGGCGGCTTCAGGACGTTATAGTAAGCCTCTGGCAACCGAACTCACAAAGTTAACCGTTTTTTATCCGGCGGAAGACTATCATCAGGACTATTACAAGCGTAACCCTATCAGGTATAAGTACTACCGTTTTAATTCAGGCCGCGACCAATATCTGGAAAAAACCTGGGGCGATCAGTTACACCCCGACTTTACAACCTTTGGCCGTGGCCAGAAAGCAAACCCGGCAACGCATGTCAGCCTCAGTGAACGCTTTCAGGCATTCAAAAAGCCTTCCGATAATGAACTACGCCAGACGCTGACTGACCTGCAATACCAAGTCACACAGCAGGACAGTACTGAGCGGGCCTATCAAAATGAATTCTGGAACGAAAAGCGGGAGGGGATCTACGTTGACATCGTCAGTGGCGAGCCATTGTTCTCCTCTAAGGATAAATTTAAGTCAGGCACTGGCTGGCCGAGTTTTTCCCGGCCTATTTCCTCTGCGTCTATCTCGGAACATACCGATACGAAGTTTTTTATGACCCGTACCGAAGTGCGCAGTCAACATGCAGATTCTCATTTGGGACACCTGTTCAATGACGGCCCCCAGCCCACAGGGTTGCGTTACTGTATCAACTCCGCATCACTGCGCTTTATCCCCAGGGAAGAGATGGCCAATGAAGGCTATGCAGAATTGTTAAGCCAACTCAATGAATAG